In one Arachis duranensis cultivar V14167 chromosome 9, aradu.V14167.gnm2.J7QH, whole genome shotgun sequence genomic region, the following are encoded:
- the LOC107464998 gene encoding uncharacterized protein LOC107464998: MAEDRRFSGMLGSIDCMHWQWKNCPKAWKGMYMSGYRGVATIVLEVVASSDLWIWHVFFGVSGSNNDINMLDRSPVFNDILNDRASDINFTINGNNYTMGYYLADDIYPEWATFVKSISKSQGGETQVIYTIPRRAKERCRVSIRSVASTLCNYTWSSTFLGNEETCKHNASLYYIA, encoded by the coding sequence ATGGCGGAAGATCGTCGCTTTTCTGGCATGTTAGGTAGCATTGACTGCATGCATTGGCAATGGAAGAATTGTCCAAAGGCGTGGAAAGGTATGTACATGAGTGGTTATCGTGGAGTTGCAACCATAGTACTTGAGGTTGTAGCATCTTCAGACCTTTGGATATGGCATGTGTTCTTTGGGGTTTCTGGTTCAAATAATGATATCAATATGTTAGATCGTTCGCCAGTGTTCAATGATATTCTAAATGACCGTGCTTCAGACATAAACTTTACTATTAATGGTAATAACTATACTATGGGATACTATTTAGCAGATGATATTTATCCTGAATGGGCCACATTTGTCAAATCAATCTCAAAATCACAAGGGGGAGAAACGCAAGTTATTTACACAATACCAAGAAGGGCAAAGGAAAGATGTAGAGTGAGCATTCGGAGTGTTGCAAGCACGCTTTGCAATTATACGTGGTCAAGCACATTTTTGGGGAATGAAGAAACTTGCAAACATAATGCAAGCTTGTATTATATTGCATAA